The following proteins come from a genomic window of Caloenas nicobarica isolate bCalNic1 chromosome 6, bCalNic1.hap1, whole genome shotgun sequence:
- the HNRNPA3 gene encoding heterogeneous nuclear ribonucleoprotein A3 isoform X3 — protein sequence MAAIKEEREVEDYKRKGRRSSQQKYRRLNKGHEPKEPEQLRKLFIGGLSFETTDDSLREHFEKWGTLTDCVVMRDPQTKRSRGFGFVTYSCVEEVDAAMSARPHKVDGRVVEPKRAVSREDSVKPGAHLTVKKIFVGGIKEDTEEYNLREYFEKYGKIETIEVMEDRQSGKKRGFAFVTFDDHDTVDKIVVQKYHTINGHNCEVKKALSKQEMQTASSQRGRGGGSGNFMGRGNFGGGGGNFGRGGNFGGRGGYGGGGGGGGSRGSFGGGDGYNGFGDGGNYGGGPGYGSRGGYGGGGGPGYGNPGGGYGGGGGGYDGYNEGGNFGGGNYGGSGNYNDFGNYSGQQQSNYGPMKGGGSFGGRSSGSPYGGGYGSGSGSGGYGGRRF from the exons ATGGCCGCTAttaaggaagagagagaagtggAAGACTacaagaggaaaggaagacGATCCTCACAG CAGAAATACCGTAGACTGAATAAG GGCCATGAGCCAAAGGAGCCAGAGCAGTTGAGAAAGCTGTTCATTGGAGGTCTGAGCTTTGAAACAACAGATGACAGCTTGAGAGAGCACTTCGAAAAATGGGGCACACTCACGGACTGTGTG GTGATGAGAGACCCACAAACAAAACGTTCCAGAGGCTTTGGCTTTGTGACTTACTCTTGTGTGGAAGAGGTGGATGCTGCCATGAGTGCTCGACCACATAAGGTTGATGGACGTGTGGTTGAACCAAAGAGAGCAGTTTCGAGGGAG GATTCTGTAAAGCCTGGGGCACATctcacagtaaagaaaatatttgttggtGGAATTAAAGAAGATACAGAAGAATACAATTTAAGGGAGTACTTTGAGAAATATGGCAAGATCGAAACCATAGAAGTCATGGAGGACAGGCAAAGCGGAAAGAAAAGAGGCTTCGCTTTTGTAACTTTTGATGATCATGATACAGTTGATAAAATTGTTG TTCAGAAATATCATACTATAAATGGACATAACTGTGAAGTGAAAAAAGCACTCTCAAAACAAGAGATGCAGACTGCTAGCTCTCAGAGAG gtCGTGGGGGTGGCTCAGGCAACTTCATGGGTCGTGGAAACTTTGGAGGTGGTGGAGGGAACTTTGGCCGAGGAGGAAACTTCGGTGGAAGAG GAGGCTATGGGGGTGGTGGTGGCggtggtgggagcagaggaagCTTTGGGGGTGGTGACGGATACAATGGATTTGGTGATG GTGGCAACTATGGAGGTGGTCCTGGCTATGGCAGCAGAGGAGGTTATGGTGGTGGAGGAGGACCAGGGTATGGAAACCCAGGTGGTGGATatggaggtggaggaggaggataTGATGGCTACAACGAGGGAGGAAATTTTGGAGGTG gTAATTATGGTGGAAGTGGAAACTACAATGATTTTGGCAATTACAGTGGACAACAGCAGTCTAACTATGGTCCCATGAAAGGTGGTGGCAGCTTTGGTGGCAGAAGTTCAGGCAGTCCCTATGGTG GTGGTTATGGATCTGGAAGTGGAAGTGGGGGCTATGGTGGTAGAAGATTCTAA
- the HNRNPA3 gene encoding heterogeneous nuclear ribonucleoprotein A3 isoform X2, with amino-acid sequence MAAIKEEREVEDYKRKGRRSSQKYRRLNKGHEPKEPEQLRKLFIGGLSFETTDDSLREHFEKWGTLTDCVVMRDPQTKRSRGFGFVTYSCVEEVDAAMSARPHKVDGRVVEPKRAVSREDSVKPGAHLTVKKIFVGGIKEDTEEYNLREYFEKYGKIETIEVMEDRQSGKKRGFAFVTFDDHDTVDKIVVQKYHTINGHNCEVKKALSKQEMQTASSQRAKYFVGRGGGSGNFMGRGNFGGGGGNFGRGGNFGGRGGYGGGGGGGGSRGSFGGGDGYNGFGDGGNYGGGPGYGSRGGYGGGGGPGYGNPGGGYGGGGGGYDGYNEGGNFGGGNYGGSGNYNDFGNYSGQQQSNYGPMKGGGSFGGRSSGSPYGGGYGSGSGSGGYGGRRF; translated from the exons ATGGCCGCTAttaaggaagagagagaagtggAAGACTacaagaggaaaggaagacGATCCTCACAG AAATACCGTAGACTGAATAAG GGCCATGAGCCAAAGGAGCCAGAGCAGTTGAGAAAGCTGTTCATTGGAGGTCTGAGCTTTGAAACAACAGATGACAGCTTGAGAGAGCACTTCGAAAAATGGGGCACACTCACGGACTGTGTG GTGATGAGAGACCCACAAACAAAACGTTCCAGAGGCTTTGGCTTTGTGACTTACTCTTGTGTGGAAGAGGTGGATGCTGCCATGAGTGCTCGACCACATAAGGTTGATGGACGTGTGGTTGAACCAAAGAGAGCAGTTTCGAGGGAG GATTCTGTAAAGCCTGGGGCACATctcacagtaaagaaaatatttgttggtGGAATTAAAGAAGATACAGAAGAATACAATTTAAGGGAGTACTTTGAGAAATATGGCAAGATCGAAACCATAGAAGTCATGGAGGACAGGCAAAGCGGAAAGAAAAGAGGCTTCGCTTTTGTAACTTTTGATGATCATGATACAGTTGATAAAATTGTTG TTCAGAAATATCATACTATAAATGGACATAACTGTGAAGTGAAAAAAGCACTCTCAAAACAAGAGATGCAGACTGCTAGCTCTCAGAGAG caaaatattttgtaggtCGTGGGGGTGGCTCAGGCAACTTCATGGGTCGTGGAAACTTTGGAGGTGGTGGAGGGAACTTTGGCCGAGGAGGAAACTTCGGTGGAAGAG GAGGCTATGGGGGTGGTGGTGGCggtggtgggagcagaggaagCTTTGGGGGTGGTGACGGATACAATGGATTTGGTGATG GTGGCAACTATGGAGGTGGTCCTGGCTATGGCAGCAGAGGAGGTTATGGTGGTGGAGGAGGACCAGGGTATGGAAACCCAGGTGGTGGATatggaggtggaggaggaggataTGATGGCTACAACGAGGGAGGAAATTTTGGAGGTG gTAATTATGGTGGAAGTGGAAACTACAATGATTTTGGCAATTACAGTGGACAACAGCAGTCTAACTATGGTCCCATGAAAGGTGGTGGCAGCTTTGGTGGCAGAAGTTCAGGCAGTCCCTATGGTG GTGGTTATGGATCTGGAAGTGGAAGTGGGGGCTATGGTGGTAGAAGATTCTAA
- the HNRNPA3 gene encoding heterogeneous nuclear ribonucleoprotein A3 isoform X1, giving the protein MAAIKEEREVEDYKRKGRRSSQQKYRRLNKGHEPKEPEQLRKLFIGGLSFETTDDSLREHFEKWGTLTDCVVMRDPQTKRSRGFGFVTYSCVEEVDAAMSARPHKVDGRVVEPKRAVSREDSVKPGAHLTVKKIFVGGIKEDTEEYNLREYFEKYGKIETIEVMEDRQSGKKRGFAFVTFDDHDTVDKIVVQKYHTINGHNCEVKKALSKQEMQTASSQRAKYFVGRGGGSGNFMGRGNFGGGGGNFGRGGNFGGRGGYGGGGGGGGSRGSFGGGDGYNGFGDGGNYGGGPGYGSRGGYGGGGGPGYGNPGGGYGGGGGGYDGYNEGGNFGGGNYGGSGNYNDFGNYSGQQQSNYGPMKGGGSFGGRSSGSPYGGGYGSGSGSGGYGGRRF; this is encoded by the exons ATGGCCGCTAttaaggaagagagagaagtggAAGACTacaagaggaaaggaagacGATCCTCACAG CAGAAATACCGTAGACTGAATAAG GGCCATGAGCCAAAGGAGCCAGAGCAGTTGAGAAAGCTGTTCATTGGAGGTCTGAGCTTTGAAACAACAGATGACAGCTTGAGAGAGCACTTCGAAAAATGGGGCACACTCACGGACTGTGTG GTGATGAGAGACCCACAAACAAAACGTTCCAGAGGCTTTGGCTTTGTGACTTACTCTTGTGTGGAAGAGGTGGATGCTGCCATGAGTGCTCGACCACATAAGGTTGATGGACGTGTGGTTGAACCAAAGAGAGCAGTTTCGAGGGAG GATTCTGTAAAGCCTGGGGCACATctcacagtaaagaaaatatttgttggtGGAATTAAAGAAGATACAGAAGAATACAATTTAAGGGAGTACTTTGAGAAATATGGCAAGATCGAAACCATAGAAGTCATGGAGGACAGGCAAAGCGGAAAGAAAAGAGGCTTCGCTTTTGTAACTTTTGATGATCATGATACAGTTGATAAAATTGTTG TTCAGAAATATCATACTATAAATGGACATAACTGTGAAGTGAAAAAAGCACTCTCAAAACAAGAGATGCAGACTGCTAGCTCTCAGAGAG caaaatattttgtaggtCGTGGGGGTGGCTCAGGCAACTTCATGGGTCGTGGAAACTTTGGAGGTGGTGGAGGGAACTTTGGCCGAGGAGGAAACTTCGGTGGAAGAG GAGGCTATGGGGGTGGTGGTGGCggtggtgggagcagaggaagCTTTGGGGGTGGTGACGGATACAATGGATTTGGTGATG GTGGCAACTATGGAGGTGGTCCTGGCTATGGCAGCAGAGGAGGTTATGGTGGTGGAGGAGGACCAGGGTATGGAAACCCAGGTGGTGGATatggaggtggaggaggaggataTGATGGCTACAACGAGGGAGGAAATTTTGGAGGTG gTAATTATGGTGGAAGTGGAAACTACAATGATTTTGGCAATTACAGTGGACAACAGCAGTCTAACTATGGTCCCATGAAAGGTGGTGGCAGCTTTGGTGGCAGAAGTTCAGGCAGTCCCTATGGTG GTGGTTATGGATCTGGAAGTGGAAGTGGGGGCTATGGTGGTAGAAGATTCTAA
- the HNRNPA3 gene encoding heterogeneous nuclear ribonucleoprotein A3 isoform X4, whose product MAAIKEEREVEDYKRKGRRSSQGHEPKEPEQLRKLFIGGLSFETTDDSLREHFEKWGTLTDCVVMRDPQTKRSRGFGFVTYSCVEEVDAAMSARPHKVDGRVVEPKRAVSREDSVKPGAHLTVKKIFVGGIKEDTEEYNLREYFEKYGKIETIEVMEDRQSGKKRGFAFVTFDDHDTVDKIVVQKYHTINGHNCEVKKALSKQEMQTASSQRAKYFVGRGGGSGNFMGRGNFGGGGGNFGRGGNFGGRGGYGGGGGGGGSRGSFGGGDGYNGFGDGGNYGGGPGYGSRGGYGGGGGPGYGNPGGGYGGGGGGYDGYNEGGNFGGGNYGGSGNYNDFGNYSGQQQSNYGPMKGGGSFGGRSSGSPYGGGYGSGSGSGGYGGRRF is encoded by the exons ATGGCCGCTAttaaggaagagagagaagtggAAGACTacaagaggaaaggaagacGATCCTCACAG GGCCATGAGCCAAAGGAGCCAGAGCAGTTGAGAAAGCTGTTCATTGGAGGTCTGAGCTTTGAAACAACAGATGACAGCTTGAGAGAGCACTTCGAAAAATGGGGCACACTCACGGACTGTGTG GTGATGAGAGACCCACAAACAAAACGTTCCAGAGGCTTTGGCTTTGTGACTTACTCTTGTGTGGAAGAGGTGGATGCTGCCATGAGTGCTCGACCACATAAGGTTGATGGACGTGTGGTTGAACCAAAGAGAGCAGTTTCGAGGGAG GATTCTGTAAAGCCTGGGGCACATctcacagtaaagaaaatatttgttggtGGAATTAAAGAAGATACAGAAGAATACAATTTAAGGGAGTACTTTGAGAAATATGGCAAGATCGAAACCATAGAAGTCATGGAGGACAGGCAAAGCGGAAAGAAAAGAGGCTTCGCTTTTGTAACTTTTGATGATCATGATACAGTTGATAAAATTGTTG TTCAGAAATATCATACTATAAATGGACATAACTGTGAAGTGAAAAAAGCACTCTCAAAACAAGAGATGCAGACTGCTAGCTCTCAGAGAG caaaatattttgtaggtCGTGGGGGTGGCTCAGGCAACTTCATGGGTCGTGGAAACTTTGGAGGTGGTGGAGGGAACTTTGGCCGAGGAGGAAACTTCGGTGGAAGAG GAGGCTATGGGGGTGGTGGTGGCggtggtgggagcagaggaagCTTTGGGGGTGGTGACGGATACAATGGATTTGGTGATG GTGGCAACTATGGAGGTGGTCCTGGCTATGGCAGCAGAGGAGGTTATGGTGGTGGAGGAGGACCAGGGTATGGAAACCCAGGTGGTGGATatggaggtggaggaggaggataTGATGGCTACAACGAGGGAGGAAATTTTGGAGGTG gTAATTATGGTGGAAGTGGAAACTACAATGATTTTGGCAATTACAGTGGACAACAGCAGTCTAACTATGGTCCCATGAAAGGTGGTGGCAGCTTTGGTGGCAGAAGTTCAGGCAGTCCCTATGGTG GTGGTTATGGATCTGGAAGTGGAAGTGGGGGCTATGGTGGTAGAAGATTCTAA